The sequence AGGGGACACATGACGGGCACGTACCGCGCGCTTCATGAACGGTCGCTGAGGGATTCGGAAGGCTTCTGGGCCGAGGCCGCCGAGGGCATCCACTGGTATCGCCGCTGGGAGCGGGTGCTCGACGCCTCTCGGGCGCCCTTCTATCGCTGGTTCGCCGGAGGGCAGCTCAACACCTGCTACAACGCGCTGGACCGGCACGTGGAGCAGGGCCGCGGCGAGCAGGCCGCGCTCATCTACGACAGCCCCGTCACGAACACCGTCCAGTCCTTCACCTACCGCGAATTGCTGGAGCGCGTGGCGCGGTTCGCCGGGGCCCTCGTGCGCCAGGGCGTGACGAAGGGTGACCGCGTCATCATCTACATGCCCATGGTGCCCGAGGCGGTGGTGGCCATGCTCGCGTGTGCCCGCATCGGCGCCATCCACTCGGTGGTGTTCGGCGGCTTCGCCTCGCGCGAATTGGCGGCGCGCATCGACGACGCGAAGCCGAAGGTGATTGTCTCCGCGTCCTGTGGCATCGAGGCGGCTCGCGTCATCTCGTACAAGCCGCTGCTCGACGAGGCCATCCACCTCGCGTCGCACAAGCCGTCCGCGTGTTTCATCGTCCAGCGTCCCCAGTTGCGCGCGCTGCTCGTGCAGGGCCGGGACGTGGACTGGCAGCAGGCGGTGGAGGGCGCGCCGCTCGCGGACTGCGTGCCGGTGGAGGCGACGGACCCGCTCTACATCCTCTACACCTCCGGCACGACGGGGCAGCCGAAGGGCATCGTCCGGGACAACGGCGGCCACGCGGTGGCGCTCCTCTGGACGATGAAGCACGTCTACGGCGTCTCACCCGGCGAGGTGTACTGGGCCGCGTCCGACGTGGGCTGGGTGGTGGGCCACTCGTACATCGTCTACGCGCCGCTGCTGAACGGGAACACCACCGTCCTCTACGAGGGCAAGCCCGTGGGCACGCCCGACGCGGGCGCCTTCTGGCGCGTCATCTCCCAGCACGGGGTGAGCGCCATGTTCACCGCGCCCACCGCGTTCCGCGCCATCAAACGGGATGACCCCAACGGGGAATGGCTGAAGAAGTATGACTTGTCGAAGTTCCGCACGCTGTTCCTGGCGGGCGAGCGCTGCGACCCGGACACGCTGCGCTGGGCGGAGACGATGCTGCGGCGGCCGGTCATCGACCACTGGTGGCAGACGGAGACGGGCTGGGCCATCGTCGCCAACCCCATGGGCATCGAGCCGTTGCCGGTGAAGGTTGGCTCTCCCACGGTGCCGATGCCCGGCTACGACGTGCGCGTCCTCGACGAGGAGGGGCGCGAGGTGGAGCCCGACAGGATTGGCGCCATCGTGGTGAAGCTGCCGCTGCCGCCGGGCTGCCTGCCCACGCTGTGGAACGCGGACGCGCGGTACGTCGACGCGTACCTGAGCGCCTTCAAGGGGTACTACCTGACAGGTGATGCGGGCTTCAAGGATGCGGACGGTTACGTCTACATCATGAGCCGCATCGACGACATCATCAACGTCGCCGGCCACCGGCTCTCCACGGGCGCCATGGAGGAGGTGCTGGCCTCCCATCCCGACGTCGCCGAGTGCGCGGTGCTGGGCGCGGCCGACTCGCTCAAGGGCGAGGTTCCTCTCGGCTTCCTCGTGCTCAAGGCCGGTGTGCAGCGGCCTCACGAGGACATCGTGAAGGAGGTGGTGCAGCTGGTGCGCGACAAGATTGGCCCGGTGGCCGCATTCAAGACGGCCACGGTGGTGCAGCGCCTACCCAAGACGCGCTCCGGCAAAATCCTGCGCGGCACCATGAAGAAGATTGCCGACGGCACCGAGTACAAGGTCCCCGCCACCATCGACGACGCGGCGACGCTCGACGAAGTGGCGGAGGCGTTGAGGAAGGCCGGGTACGCAAGGAAGGACGGATAGTCGCGTCCTGAATACACTTTGTGTCAGAGTGTCTCTGTTTCACCCAACGCAGGCAGAGGAGACACACCCATGTTCTCGAAGCTCACGCGTTTCACGTTGGTGCTCGGTGGGGCCGCGGGTCTGGCCCTGGGCGGCTACCTGTCGTCGGTCGTCGGGGGCGAGGCGGAGGCCTCTCCCTCCGCCGTCCTTTCCGTGCAGCCGGACATGTCGGAGGCCCTGGCCGACCAGTCCGTGATGGCCTGTAGCTCCCTCTGCACCGGCTACTGCAAGCGCTGCATCCTGGGCGTGTGCGAGGACATCTGTCAGTAGCCCGCGCTGTCTGAAGCAGGGGCCGCCGCGGCGCTCGCTCAGTGTCCGAGCGCCGCGCGGATGAGGGGCTGGAGGTCGCCCATGAGGTCCACGGAGAAGCCGACCACGCCCTCGTCATTGCGGTCCAACTGCATGCCGAGCACGGCGTAGTAGCCAGTCTCGCGGTCCATCCACGGCGTCCAGCCGAACGCGCCCGGCGAGCTGATGGTGCCGCAGCCGTCCGCGGGCGTGTCGCAGTGCAGCCACGCGGTGAGGCCGTAGCGGTAGTCCAATCCCAAATCCTTCACGGGCGAGTTGCCAATCACCACGCCGGGGTAGGGCTCGCGCGTCTGGGCGTCGAACAACTCCGGCGTGCCGCGCACCAGGCCCGCATAGCTGCCCTTGTGGAAGACGAGCGCGAGCAGCGGGGCGTACTCGTTCATCGACGTGCGCAGGCCCCCGGCGATGAGCGGGTTGCTGGTGCCCTGCGCCTTGCGGGGGAGGGTGAAGTACGTCACCTCCGGCGGCAGGCCGAGAGGGTTCGCCAGCGTCTCGCGGAAGAGCTGGTTCCAAGTCTTGCCCGTCTTCACCTCGGCCATGCGCGCCGCCACCTCGAGGTGCGTGCTGCCGTAGTCGAAGCGCGTGCCGGGCGGAGCGACTTGCGGCGTGGTGGCGATGATGGCCACACACTCCGCCAGGGTGAGGTCGGGCTGGAG comes from Pyxidicoccus parkwaysis and encodes:
- a CDS encoding propionyl-CoA synthetase gives rise to the protein MTGTYRALHERSLRDSEGFWAEAAEGIHWYRRWERVLDASRAPFYRWFAGGQLNTCYNALDRHVEQGRGEQAALIYDSPVTNTVQSFTYRELLERVARFAGALVRQGVTKGDRVIIYMPMVPEAVVAMLACARIGAIHSVVFGGFASRELAARIDDAKPKVIVSASCGIEAARVISYKPLLDEAIHLASHKPSACFIVQRPQLRALLVQGRDVDWQQAVEGAPLADCVPVEATDPLYILYTSGTTGQPKGIVRDNGGHAVALLWTMKHVYGVSPGEVYWAASDVGWVVGHSYIVYAPLLNGNTTVLYEGKPVGTPDAGAFWRVISQHGVSAMFTAPTAFRAIKRDDPNGEWLKKYDLSKFRTLFLAGERCDPDTLRWAETMLRRPVIDHWWQTETGWAIVANPMGIEPLPVKVGSPTVPMPGYDVRVLDEEGREVEPDRIGAIVVKLPLPPGCLPTLWNADARYVDAYLSAFKGYYLTGDAGFKDADGYVYIMSRIDDIINVAGHRLSTGAMEEVLASHPDVAECAVLGAADSLKGEVPLGFLVLKAGVQRPHEDIVKEVVQLVRDKIGPVAAFKTATVVQRLPKTRSGKILRGTMKKIADGTEYKVPATIDDAATLDEVAEALRKAGYARKDG
- a CDS encoding serine hydrolase domain-containing protein: MNVVRLLWLSLSVVLWACGGGASSDSDGGTTADAGSDGGSTADAGNPIPDAGTAWDAVGALLDARVADAGSDKVPGLGLAVYDAQDRKVYEHMVGDFTPDRRVAVASSSKMIAGAVIFDVIRQGLLSLDSTTGEVLGWTGDKAHITLRHLLSFTSGMQNEHLCTLQPDLTLAECVAIIATTPQVAPPGTRFDYGSTHLEVAARMAEVKTGKTWNQLFRETLANPLGLPPEVTYFTLPRKAQGTSNPLIAGGLRTSMNEYAPLLALVFHKGSYAGLVRGTPELFDAQTREPYPGVVIGNSPVKDLGLDYRYGLTAWLHCDTPADGCGTISSPGAFGWTPWMDRETGYYAVLGMQLDRNDEGVVGFSVDLMGDLQPLIRAALGH